ATGGTATCTTTGGTGTCTTATCCGTTTCGGATAACGTCGCAATCGCATCCATTGATCAGTATATTCATAAGGGTCTTTTAGATGATAAAAAAATAGGCGAAGTTGTAGATAGCAGTATTGATCGTTTAAACATTAAAACTGCAAGCAAGAAAACGCATATTGAAAATTTATCTGGCGGGAACCAACAAAAGGTAATCTTATCGCGTTGGTTAGCCAATAATCCTGACATTCTGATTTTAGATGAACCAACTCGTGGTATTGATGTTGGGGCAAAATTTGAGATATACCAAATTATTAATGAGTTAGCTGCAGAAGGTAAGAGTATTATTATGATTTCTTCTGAAATGGCGGAGTTATTAGGTGTCTCAGATCGTATTATGGTTATGTGCGAGGGTCGTGTTTCTGGCTTCTTAGATAAAAAAGAAGCAACACAAGAAAGTGTTATGACGCTTGCAACGAAGTTTATGGAATAAGGGAGAAAAATTATGACAACGCATTTATTTGAAAAAAAAGATAAAAAATTCGATCTTAAAGATTTTTTAACAAATTACTCTATGTATATCGTGGTTGCGGTTATGATTCTGTTTACAGGTATTACGCAAGATAACTTCTTTACCGTAGGAAACGTTTCGAACATTCTTGCGAATACATCCGTACGTTTTATTATTGCTTTAGGTGTTTCGGGAACTTTAATTATTCGCGGAACGGACTTATCAGCAGGACGTATTGTGGGTCTATCTGCTTTAATTACAGGAACATTGGTTCAAAAGCCAGACTTTATTGGTAAATTCTTTCCAAATGTTCCAGATATGCCTCTATTTGTACCATTACTTATCGTACTCGTTGTATGTACTATATTTGGAATGATTAATGGTCTTATCGTTGCTTATCTTAATGTTCCACCGTTTTTAGCAACACTTGGTACTCAAATTATGATTTATGGTATCAACATGCTTTATGGTCAAAATAAACCAATTGGGACATTCAAAGATGAATTTATTCAAATTGGACAAGGTAAAATATTTGGAACAATCCCATACTTAACGATTATCGCAATCTTTGTGGGAATCTTAATGTGGATCTTGTTTAATAAGACAAAACATGGTAAATACATGTATGCAATTGGTGGGAATGAAAATGCAGCTGAAGTTTCAGGTGTTAACGTTCGCCGTTCTAAAGTACGTATCTTTGCACTTGCAGGATTCCTCTATGGATTAGCAGGTTATTTATTATCCGCTAAAACGGGATCTGTTGGACCTTCAGCAGGACAAGGTTACGAACTTGAAGCGATTGCTTCCGCAACTATTGGTGGTGTATCAACTGCTGGTGGTCAAGGTACGGTTCCAGGTATTCTTCTTGGGGTATTTGTTTTCGAACTCTTAAAAGTGTGTCTATCCTATTTAGGGGTATCACCAGACATGACAAACGTAATCCAAGGTGTTGTTATTATTATTGCCGTTGCACTTGATATCCGTAAGACGACACGTAAGAAATAATTATGGAAAAACAACTTGCACAACAATTTGAAACCGTATTTGGTGTAAGCCATGAATTTGAGTTCTTTGCACCCGGTCGCATTAATTTAATTGGAGAACATATTGACTATAGCGGCGGTTCTGTGTTCCCTTGTGCGATTACATACGGTACGTATGCGCTTGTTCGTAAGCGTAACGATAAACAACTCAATCTATATTCAACGAACTTTGAACATTTAGGCATCATTACTTCAGAGGTGGACAAACTTGTCTACAATGAAAACGATGATTGGGCTAATTATCCAAAGGGTGTTATTAAGATGTTTGAGTTGGAAGGTCATGTATGTGACTTTGGACTTGATATTCTCTATTACGGAAATATTCCTAATGGAGCGGGTCTTTCAAGCTCTGCTTCGATTGAAGTTTTAACGGCTTGGATTGTAAATAAACTGTTCCATTTCAATGAAGATATGATTACATGTGTTAAATTATCACAAAAAGCAGAAAATGAATTTATTGGTGTTAATTGTGGTATTATGGATCAATTTGCTGTGGGAATGGGACAAAAAGATCATGCAATTCTATTAAATACAAATTCGCTTGCTTATGAATACGTTCCTGTCGAACTTGGGGATGCATCCATTGTTATTGCGAATACAAATAAACGTCGTGGATTAGCGGATTCTGCTTATAATGAACGCAGAGCTCAATGCGAAAAAGCACTTGCTATACTTAAAGAGGAATATAATATTGAACACCTCTGTGATCTCTCCTTGGATCAATTGATAGCAAAAGAATCGCTCTTTGACGATAAAGTGGTATACCGTCGTGCTTACCATGCAGTTAGTGAAAACGAACGAACAAAACGTGCTTCAGAAGTTCTAAAATCGGGTGATATTAATGCTTTCGGAATGCTCATGAATGAAAGCCACCAATCACTTCGTGATGATTATGAAGTAACGGGAATTGAACTTGATACACTTGTGGAAAGTGCATGGAGTCAAACCGGTACGATTGGCGCTCGTGTTACAGGTGCAGGTTTTGGTGGATGTGCGATTGCGATTGTTGAGAATCAACACGTTGATGCATTCATTAAAAATGTCGGTAAGCGATATGCTGATAAAATTGGATATGAAGCAACCTTCTATGTTGCTTCAGTTGGTGAAGGCACACATCAAATTAAATAAAGTAAAAGGATGTGGCCTCACATCCTTTTCACCATTCATAAAGGGGAAAGCGTATGTTAAATGTGAAACAGGTGATGACACACCAACAAAACGTCAAAGAGATTACCTTACAAACAAATGAAGCGGAAGTTAAGATCCTAACGCTTGGTGGAACGATTACATCGTTTAAGTTAACGGACGATATTAATGTGGTAACGTCATATATGAATTATGATGACTACCTCGATAATAAGGTTTATCTTGGATCAAGTGTAGGACCATTAGCGGGTAGAACGCGTGAAGGTATCATTTCTTTAAACGATACGACATTACATCTAAGTCAAAATAATGGTTCTGCGCATTTACATGGTGGATTCAATGGATTATCTTCACGTAATTTAACCATTAAAAGTCTTTATGATGATGACGAACCGATTGTTGTACTTGAAGGGGACTTTAGTCATGAACAAGATGGTTATCCTGGTAATGTTAGTTATGAAATTATCTATCGTTTAGAAGGTTCATCCTTATCGATAAGCTATACTGCAACGCCTTCATGTTCAATGCCTTTAAATCTTACAAATCATATGTATTTTGATTTGTTGGGCCATGGTGATTTATCTCAACATCATCTTCACGTTGATGCAGATGAGGTAGCCTATCTTGATGAATCTTTATGTACGAATGGTACGTTTATTGATGTAACGGATACAGTCTTTGATCTTCGAAGCAATCCTTCGCTTGAGTCCGTTTTACAGGGTCACCATCCGCAATTTGAGAACACACGGCATGTTGACCACAATTATCAATTAAACGGTGATAAACGCGTTTTATTGTCGGCTATGAACAAATCTCTGCTTATTGAAACATCATGCCCGGCAGTTCAAATCTATTTTGCGAATTATTTCGATGAAAGTTTTAAAAATGGGCAGGGTCAGTTTGCTTTAAATCACTCAGCCATTGCAATTGAACCTGAATATTTACCAGGAAGTAGTGTTCCTTGGTATTCAGAAGAAAACCCATACTCTGAAGTTACAACCTACACATTAAAAAAATAAGAGAAGGCCAAGGCCTTCTCTTTTTCGTATTCTTTAATTTCCTTTTGCTTCACAAGCCCATCCATCGCGGTCGCGGTCCAGTGGCAATCGATACGCCGCATGATCACTTCCTACACCACTTGGATATACTTTTCGAAGTTCGGTACAGTTCTTATAATACTCTGATTTTACTTCAGTTTTTGCAACTGCTTGATTTACTGATTCTACAGCAGGTGTTGCTTGTATCGTAGGGGTTACAGGAATGGGTTTCGTCCCTTTAACCCAAATTGCATCGGTTTTAGGTTGAATGGTTTTTTCGGAAATGACAGATTCTTTGTAGAGACTCTCATCACGGTACACCAATTGTTTACGAGTCTCATCAATACCAATTTTCCCGACTTGTTTTTGATAACTTTCAGATTCAAGTAAGGAATCATCTGTTTCTTCAATATTCTCAAACGGGGTTTCATTGAGTACGACTTTCTCTTCAGTATGCATCGCATACCATTTTGCTTCAACATGCGTATCCTTTTCCAATTTTAAATGGGTGATGATATTACCTTGATCATCATACCAACCCTTAAAACTTCCAGGTTCTACATCCTTAAAATCAGATTCACTGGGTAATGTGACCTCAGTATTTTTTGAGTTATTGTACTGAAACGGTTCTCGAAGTGCTTGTCCATTTGCTTCTAAGGTGAGGCTGTAAACGCGATTTGTATCTAGGGAATACGCTCCGACAGCACCAACGCCAAGGCTTAAAGCAACTGCAGCGGTTTTCTTAGGTGTAAACCAATTAGGTTTACGTTGAGGTTTTTGTTCTAACTGTTCATTGTTTTGTTCAATTGATTCATGGTTTCCACGAAACCACTTCTTTTTACTAACTTGCAATTCTTGTGATGAATCACTGATTGATTTCTTTCTTTTTCTTAACATAATACCCTCCCAATACTTTGATATTAGCATAATTAAATAAGAAAACAATCCTTCTTCTTAATATATTTTAATACAAGTTGAAGGGATTGTTTTAAAATGTCAATCGAAGTACAATCGTACTCTCGAAATTCAAAGATTGTGGTAAGATAAAGGGAGAAAAGAGTGATAGTGTGAAAATAGTTCATATAGCAGATTTACATATTGGTCGAAGACTGAATGACTTAAGTCTTCTTGAGGATCAACGGTATGTTTTAAACCAAATCATTGAAAGCTTAGATACCATCAAACCGCATGTTTTATTAATTGCGGGGGATGTCTATGACAAAGCAAATCCAAGTGCAGAAGCATTTGAAGTATGGAATGATTTTTTGACGCAGTTATCCCATCGGAATATCCAAGTTTTAATCATTTCGGGGAATCATGATTCTCAAGAACGTCTTGGTGTAGGTCGTGCACTTTTTGAAGAACACGATATTTATTTAGTGTCTCACTATACTGGTTCTATCCCGGTTGTGACACTGCAGGACGATTTAGGACCCGTTCATTTTCACATGATTCCTTATATAAAACCGTCCATGGTGCGAAATTACCATCCTGAGTTTACAGGAACAACGTTTCAAGAAGCGTTTGAGTTTATTTTCCAAGATTTAAAGATAAATCAAGAAGATCGTAATGTTGCGATTGCGCACCAATTTGTGATTGGTAATGGAACGACACCCATACTATCTGATTCAGAAATTGGACCCTCTGTAGGGGGCTTGGATGCGATTGATGCGTCATTGTTTCAAAAGTTTGATTATGTAGCGTTAGGGCATATTCATCGCCCTCAAGCGATTGGAC
This genomic stretch from Erysipelothrix rhusiopathiae harbors:
- a CDS encoding galactose/methyl galactoside ABC transporter permease MglC, whose product is MTTHLFEKKDKKFDLKDFLTNYSMYIVVAVMILFTGITQDNFFTVGNVSNILANTSVRFIIALGVSGTLIIRGTDLSAGRIVGLSALITGTLVQKPDFIGKFFPNVPDMPLFVPLLIVLVVCTIFGMINGLIVAYLNVPPFLATLGTQIMIYGINMLYGQNKPIGTFKDEFIQIGQGKIFGTIPYLTIIAIFVGILMWILFNKTKHGKYMYAIGGNENAAEVSGVNVRRSKVRIFALAGFLYGLAGYLLSAKTGSVGPSAGQGYELEAIASATIGGVSTAGGQGTVPGILLGVFVFELLKVCLSYLGVSPDMTNVIQGVVIIIAVALDIRKTTRKK
- a CDS encoding galactokinase; amino-acid sequence: MEKQLAQQFETVFGVSHEFEFFAPGRINLIGEHIDYSGGSVFPCAITYGTYALVRKRNDKQLNLYSTNFEHLGIITSEVDKLVYNENDDWANYPKGVIKMFELEGHVCDFGLDILYYGNIPNGAGLSSSASIEVLTAWIVNKLFHFNEDMITCVKLSQKAENEFIGVNCGIMDQFAVGMGQKDHAILLNTNSLAYEYVPVELGDASIVIANTNKRRGLADSAYNERRAQCEKALAILKEEYNIEHLCDLSLDQLIAKESLFDDKVVYRRAYHAVSENERTKRASEVLKSGDINAFGMLMNESHQSLRDDYEVTGIELDTLVESAWSQTGTIGARVTGAGFGGCAIAIVENQHVDAFIKNVGKRYADKIGYEATFYVASVGEGTHQIK
- a CDS encoding exonuclease SbcCD subunit D; this encodes MKIVHIADLHIGRRLNDLSLLEDQRYVLNQIIESLDTIKPHVLLIAGDVYDKANPSAEAFEVWNDFLTQLSHRNIQVLIISGNHDSQERLGVGRALFEEHDIYLVSHYTGSIPVVTLQDDLGPVHFHMIPYIKPSMVRNYHPEFTGTTFQEAFEFIFQDLKINQEDRNVAIAHQFVIGNGTTPILSDSEIGPSVGGLDAIDASLFQKFDYVALGHIHRPQAIGRETIRYAGSPLKYSFSECMHTKQLPIIDLDRDVAISFVELKPLRDVRILKGPLQHLYELGKEDRTEDYIHAILTDDIIQGDALHKLRSVYQNLVSLDFDNARTSSKSSLSRATEILDQKPFDLFNAFFTTLNGRDFNQEESDIVKAVIDEIQEESL
- a CDS encoding aldose 1-epimerase, whose product is MLNVKQVMTHQQNVKEITLQTNEAEVKILTLGGTITSFKLTDDINVVTSYMNYDDYLDNKVYLGSSVGPLAGRTREGIISLNDTTLHLSQNNGSAHLHGGFNGLSSRNLTIKSLYDDDEPIVVLEGDFSHEQDGYPGNVSYEIIYRLEGSSLSISYTATPSCSMPLNLTNHMYFDLLGHGDLSQHHLHVDADEVAYLDESLCTNGTFIDVTDTVFDLRSNPSLESVLQGHHPQFENTRHVDHNYQLNGDKRVLLSAMNKSLLIETSCPAVQIYFANYFDESFKNGQGQFALNHSAIAIEPEYLPGSSVPWYSEENPYSEVTTYTLKK
- a CDS encoding excalibur calcium-binding domain-containing protein, whose amino-acid sequence is MLRKRKKSISDSSQELQVSKKKWFRGNHESIEQNNEQLEQKPQRKPNWFTPKKTAAVALSLGVGAVGAYSLDTNRVYSLTLEANGQALREPFQYNNSKNTEVTLPSESDFKDVEPGSFKGWYDDQGNIITHLKLEKDTHVEAKWYAMHTEEKVVLNETPFENIEETDDSLLESESYQKQVGKIGIDETRKQLVYRDESLYKESVISEKTIQPKTDAIWVKGTKPIPVTPTIQATPAVESVNQAVAKTEVKSEYYKNCTELRKVYPSGVGSDHAAYRLPLDRDRDGWACEAKGN